One Deinococcus roseus DNA window includes the following coding sequences:
- a CDS encoding trypsin-like serine protease: protein MVSFLLFGFSQARVGGGNLPAANSPIAQSMVALIDVEGSLCSGVLIGNSTVLTAAHCVEDMVAIPSPIVYFPQPGEVIGHNQKELMVKGRFLIPKRILRTPERSSRVALNNSTSSHPKVVNFQEERTYQGPDLALLEVDAGAVRLWNSFKKAPLLLNLDSEELNPGESIRVAGFGIYEFQDSEPAGQLHEGTEEVEGFGRTPVGTYVIQPSVGARACAGDSGGGVFALRNGQWTLAGIISSASGTAEQANRIAHGSKTHRICQEVGYTAIVDVLQYGKFIAQAAQWDTAIADWVKESDRRKALLVNNFQADGNYLYKQAQECASAFDQKKFTQALPVCTTAAQGRVESSQYLLGLMYLNGDGVSKNLEKSAFWMEKSAKQNFGPAWYVLAFWHEQGSGPYPINPQKARESYQKCAQLQVEECLNRLKALQGH from the coding sequence ATGGTGTCGTTTTTGCTTTTCGGCTTTTCGCAGGCCAGGGTGGGTGGGGGCAACCTTCCAGCAGCAAATTCACCCATCGCCCAGAGCATGGTGGCCCTCATTGATGTGGAAGGCTCGCTGTGTTCCGGGGTCCTGATTGGCAACAGCACGGTGCTGACAGCGGCCCACTGTGTGGAGGACATGGTGGCCATTCCTTCCCCCATCGTGTATTTTCCACAGCCCGGAGAGGTGATTGGGCACAACCAGAAAGAACTGATGGTGAAAGGGCGTTTTCTGATTCCCAAGCGGATTCTGCGCACCCCGGAGCGTTCCAGTCGGGTGGCCCTGAACAATTCCACCTCCTCCCATCCCAAAGTGGTGAATTTTCAGGAAGAGCGAACATACCAGGGACCTGACCTTGCCCTGCTGGAGGTGGATGCAGGGGCTGTGCGTTTGTGGAACAGTTTCAAAAAAGCCCCTTTGCTGTTGAATCTGGACAGCGAAGAACTGAACCCTGGTGAAAGCATCCGGGTGGCCGGATTTGGCATTTACGAATTTCAGGACAGTGAACCCGCCGGGCAATTGCATGAAGGCACCGAAGAAGTGGAAGGGTTCGGACGCACGCCAGTGGGCACCTATGTCATCCAGCCTTCTGTGGGGGCCAGGGCCTGTGCAGGAGATTCTGGAGGAGGGGTTTTTGCCCTGCGCAATGGGCAGTGGACCCTGGCAGGCATCATCAGCAGTGCCAGTGGAACCGCCGAGCAGGCCAATCGCATTGCCCATGGCAGCAAAACCCACCGGATCTGCCAGGAAGTCGGGTACACCGCCATTGTGGATGTGCTGCAGTACGGCAAATTCATTGCCCAGGCCGCCCAGTGGGACACTGCCATTGCAGACTGGGTGAAAGAATCGGATCGCCGCAAGGCCCTGCTGGTCAACAATTTTCAGGCAGATGGCAATTACCTCTACAAACAGGCACAGGAGTGCGCCAGTGCTTTTGACCAGAAGAAATTCACGCAAGCACTCCCCGTTTGCACCACGGCAGCACAGGGGCGGGTGGAGTCTTCCCAGTACCTGCTGGGCCTGATGTACCTGAATGGGGACGGCGTGAGCAAGAATCTGGAAAAATCAGCATTCTGGATGGAAAAATCTGCAAAACAGAATTTTGGTCCTGCCTGGTATGTGCTGGCCTTCTGGCATGAGCAGGGTTCCGGTCCTTACCCCATCAACCCGCAGAAAGCCAGGGAAAGTTACCAGAAGTGTGCCCAGTTGCAGGTTGAGGAATGCCTGAACCGCCTCAAAGCCCTGCAGGGGCACTGA